CACAATGCCTCATTAAATCTTACCTTTTTCCTTGTGTAAAGTTTTAAAGTGGTTATCGAAATCTCCTTAATCTCATCTTCAGTGGCTCCAAACAACATAAACCAATGTGGTTTGGTGGGAAGTGGgatctaaaatttaaaaaaatgtaattgaaattcattaaagaaaaaattaaataaggcAGCGAGGGCCGTTCTAGTCCAGATATCAACCATACCATTAATGCAAATAACTTATTTAATGATAACCAAATATGATCGAGTGTAAACAGCACCCCAGTACAAAAGATTGTCTCACTCACCTGAAGGGCTCTTGCTGCAAGATAGATGCAGGCACAGGCAATCGTTTCAACTTGAAATCTCACAAACACATTTGTTCGCAGTGTATCATTCATGTAGTTCctgaaaaacaatcaaaacaatccTGACCCATTCACTATACTGATTAAATGGAAGCTAAAGGAAAGCATGCATTAAGAAACATGTCACAGCAATTGGGAGATTCAATTTAACTTGTCCTTTTTTTCTCTCCACATCATAGAACATCTGCTTTTATTTGGCTCCAAAATATGCCTCAATTCACTGCATATTCAAGAAAGGAAAAAGATAAACCAACTCAACATATCATCTGTGCAAAGCACTGATCAGGAATGTTAAGTTTGATGATCCATAATGGAATGCGCTTCAAGAAAATCCAAGAAGTCCAGATGTTCCCAATCGAatgcatatttaaatgtatttccttgATGCAGTGATCTTCAATACCAAGTCTTTCCACTGGTAACTACTTCTGTTTTATAGGTATGAATCTGATGAAAATTTGCCCATAGGTCTGAGCTAATAATACTTAATAAACCTGAATTCCAAACTAATTTACAGTATATGCTCACTAGAAATTAGGGATTCTGGACTAAGTTTAATATTactgtttaaacaattttttttttcctgtttagtGCATTTTGAAAGGGCTTGTGCAGACTTAAATGTTTGCAAAACATTATACAAATTGAGATACATCCTTGACAAAGCCATAGATTTTTTTCAGCTAACAAACAGAATTTTCACTCATTTAGAAAATATTCCACAAGGAGTAAATGAGGAAACAGGAATTTGAAAACAAGTAAAACCTGTGTTAAATACCAGTCCTTAAAATACAAGTTCCTATCAACTGAATCATTAAAAGTGTTTACTAGCCAAGTGGTCATCTAGGACTGGTTTTACTTGTACATCAACATAAATACTTATTTGCATTTCAAAGAAGGTATGTCTGGCAACATGTTTGAACTTGATCTGTAGATGGCAAAAGAACTGTACAGCTCAAactaccttaaccctttgcggtccattgtcggactgggtccgacattgcaattattcctcacaggtcctttgtcggactgggtccgacatcattatagcaacgcaataaacgggtgtttagtcgttttttctccggaaaaagccgagaaaaccattcaattgctgagtgggagcgacaggagccgagacaagtcgggaaaaaaaaaaaaaaaaaataggcgtatttcatgaatagtcatacatggtatcaggtatcagataatggggcgttcatagtaaacaagctggctgagtgcgtcagcgcactgagactatcatggacatttgcagagcttttttcagatgttatagtaataaaataatgacttggatcgcattattgaggagtttggtgataaaacgagtgatccggagatgatcgatcggtatgtacgactattattattattattattattatttatttcttacatagctgaacgctatagcaaacgaaagggtggggcggggctggagatgcctagtgtgtgctttgttgatatgcagggccatttaaacccgtttgactgtgaaaaaaaatacttttaaacagcgcgtataaaattaactgcacgtgtgaaaattaattagacctggcgtgcctgacgcgcgattaataaatggaccgcaaagggttaattttgtttttcaaaaaattcAAAAGAAAACCCAACCCAGCCCAGCCCAAGATGAAGTCTTAGTAAGCAAGATTAAGGGTTCCATTTACAGGATACGCTTACAATCTTCTCTGCTTGAAGACCCAGCTTGTGAGGACTGGAGCCTGGAAAACAGATTCCTCAAGACTGTAAGTCACATTTTCCAATACTTATGtaaagaaaaatatgtaaatatctaCTTCTAAAAActtttgtaataaaaataaaaatgacgtGGTTAATAGCATAAATTGGTTTTGCAATGTATAGTTTTAGttatttgtatataaatacaaaaacagtgcatttaaatttCTACATTGCTACTTAAATGAACAATTACATCTGGAAGCAGAAATACAAATCCTTTGACACCCAAGAAAACAAGATGATGTTGCCAGATGAATAAGGACCACTTCAGTGAATCTCGGATGAGAGCTTGCACTGGATTGGCTGGAGAGAAGGGCAGCCAATTGGGAGATTCCTGAGGTCATGTGGTTGAAGGAGCAGAGTTCAGAGGGCAGAGTTCTTTCTATGAGACTTACCATCATGGACTACCCTTTAATTAAAGAGTAGAAAAAAAGGACAAAGTTAAACTGAATTCTCCCTTaaagtacatataaaaaaaaaaaaatcaggccaTGAAAATATACAGTGGCAAGTTACTGTCAGAAAAAAAGTCCTTGGGAGATGCACAACTGCAACATTATCAAAGTTAATGCAAATAGATCTTAAAGAACAGCTTGCAACTAGCATTTACGAAAACGTCTGGTTAAAACAGATATACATAGATGGAAACAGGTAACTTACCAGGCTGTTTGGACGAGGGTTTGATTTTTCTCGCACTCAAGAACTTGAAGGTACATTACAATgatctgaaatttaaaaaattaaaccaaaaaattATACAATTTACATATAAGGAAATTCTGAGTGGGCCCTTTGACAGTTACTTCAAATATTACTGACTATTTAAAAACTGCTAAAAATTATAGAACTTTATAGAACAAATAACCTATTTATTTAATCccgttttttatttaaataaaaacatgtctgCCTAAAGAGTTGCTTTAAATTACTGCTGAAACATAATATTTTTAACTCACCTTGTGGGGATGCTTGACATGAACGCAGAAACCCAGTTCCTTCAGCACTCTCCTCTCTGCTTTGATTACTTGGTTTTTGGTGTTAATGTAGTTCTGATCAAGTATCAATGGGGTTGGTGtcctattttacaaaaaaaatcacaactgTTTTGCAAGCACAAAAATTACTACTTGCTCTAGTTCTAGTTTCCCTTTCAACCAACTGAAGGCAGAACCTACTTTTAAAACTCCTGTAACTGTATcagaagcctttgttttgtgctGCCCATGTCCATTGTTAATATTTTCATAACTTGGTATCTCCACACATGCAACTAACTTTCACAACATAGCTTTAACAGTAGCTTAATCTATCTGCAGTATATAGATTTATTTAGCAAACAATACAAATAGGTAGGGTAATACCTTTCTGGACGCAaagtccagcaaaaaaaaaaaaaaaaagcatattcatTTTCCACATCAATTTCTCAAGGACTAAGCCAGCGACAAACATTTCCCTACACAACCAACAaagttattatttaaaattaagcAAGCTTTGTGTGTATAATACCCTGTAttgaacttaaataaataaataaatcaggatGCAAGTACCAGTACTTCAGATTGttatcaagtgttttttttttttatatccaaaACATTTGTGCCACAATTCCCTTGGAACAATTTATTACAACGCAAGAATTTAAACTAATGCGGGTAAATTACAACACATTTCTACAAggaatttcattttatttgaagtTGGCCATCCCAGCAGACCAATTTTAGTTTGATTTCTGAAGTAAAAATGATTTAATCTTCCAAAATACGGTCTAAGGCATCATGCCCACTTCTAATTGACTGTAGAAAAGAAAAAACTGTCTAACCACAAGATGTTTGTAAACCATAAATAAAATGTCTGagcccaaccccccccccccaagaaacaGATTCTAATGTTATATATTGCGACAAATGTTGGacatttaaacaaattaatagcTGTCCCTCACCAGCTCCAATTATAAAAACCTCCACTGAAGAAAATTAACTACAGGCGTTGTTCATTTCATAAACATGACAAGTCAAGTTGTCACCATAtcttttataattttatagtacTTAAtgcgtgtatttttattttacagcatttcgTTTTTTGGATTTGggtattctgtttgttttatcttTCTAACAATAAACTTGATGAATTATCAGTCTTAAAATCAATCTTAAAATGGTTAATGGAAtttaacaattttctttttttattgaatactATTGTAAACAAATGTAGGTATAATATTGACACAGATGGAACGGATTTTTTTTCCTGACTTTGTTAACTTCCAAGTAGTATGTTGCTTATCAGTTCTAACTCCCATACAAGGCAGATATCACTGTCATTTAACCTTGCCATTTGTAATGTAGAATTATGTATGAAACCTGAATCCCTAGATGTTCTGCTTCAGATTCAAAATTAAACTGAAATTACCCTGAAACCCACCTTACTGTGGACCAGTATAAAACATGTTTATGTTTCTAATACTGTAAAAGCTATGGCATAATGTGTGAAGGTACCACTTGGACAGCAAAGACAAAAGCTTCAAATGAGATACAGGAGTTTTCGCAGACGCTTTCACCAGCGGCCAACCTGAAAGTCCCCGATTCCAGTGACCCGTTCTCAGACCACTGGCTTCTCCTTGGGGAATAGCGACACTTCACTCTCACTTCTGCCTTGCCGACAGCTTCATCTCTACGTACCATTCCACATCACCCAGGCTTTGGTAAATGTAGCTGGTTGCTGTTAGTTGGTTGCAAGGGAAAAGAGAACTGAAGTTAATACCAAGGTCTTAGTTTACCATGAACAAATCAATAATTTCATGGTAAAGAAACACATGCCATTGTTTTCTAAAAACTGGTTTTCCAACTTAAAACGTGCACAATTTAGAAAGGATCTTTCACCAAGCATATTTTAAAACTACGGACTCATTTTGAAACAAAAACGTCAGTGTAAGTGGAAAGTAACATATTTGAAATGTTAAATCCTCagctcatttaaaatgtatgaagGCAGCCGCCCCTGCCAAAACCTACATTAAGTATAAAAATAGCAAACTGAGGAGGTAAGCAGTGACAATGAATTTTACCAAAATGaaacccgccccccccccagaaaaaaagGAAGTCAAGAAAGCAATGACATCAGATCAGAGATGTTTTAAGTTACTAAAGATTTAGAAAGCCttaaaagtttttgttttctaaCATTACCAAGCGAAGCTAAGGGTgcagttatttttaaaaggaaaagcaTATGTATGAAAATGAACAATTTCAGATGCCAAACGGTATTTAAAAAAGTATAGCTACTAAAAACGATATTGGGAGGggggaaaaacaaaaactttaaagCCATTAATATTAGAATTTTAATAGTTATTTCATATAAACCTGTAGTGGAAAATGTAAGAGTATTGTACACGTTAGAAAGCTCACCTTTTTCCTCTAAGCAGCCTTAAATGATGAAACACGTTTATCACATCTCTTACTCGACGTGGTGCTTCTTCAATCTTCGAGGCAAGATTAACACAAGCCATGGCAACAATCTGCAAATAAATTATTTCAATTAGGCAACATGGGTTCGCATGAAGAGTACTTATATTTATGGTATAAACACTGAAAAGCAAGACCGCAATTTGTACATAGAAAAGAATACATGCCAAGTGTCCAAACATGACCTTAAGCATGACATCCCCGACCAATAACTCTGGACAAATATATTAAGATATGACGCGTGTAGACCGAATCCTACTGGTGGATTGGATTACACAGCTAATTTATAATCTCCTTTGCCAGCAACCAAGGCCTCTGAATCATTAAAAGGGTTTAGAGTTGAAACTAACCACTTGTCTCTGTACTAAAATGCTTGCTAGTTTCTTGCTATTTCGTTTATCCAGCACGTGTGTAGTGTATGGTAATAATAGTAAACCACCGATTATTTTGGTACTAGTAATACCACACTAGCAATACAGTAATCATGACATGCACAACATGGCGCCGTCTCGATACTGCGTTGGTCATAAAATGTAAAGGCGACATACTGTAATGTTATATAAGGCAACTTACCTCAAAGCTGTGTTTGACAAAAGACTTCGAGTAGAAAAATCGATGAAAAAGAACCTGCCCTGTAGCCATGGCCACctacaaaacagaaaaagaagGAACAAATAAAACATCCTGGAATTCATTTTACACAACATGGCGCCCgccattttgtttttgtcattttacaATTTATAAACAGGAAAAGAAATGTCACGGACAAAGAAGCTTTTTCGGTATCGTATCTATACAATAATTAAACAGAGTTATCCATATAACAGTTATATAATAGGTTAATAGtactttatgaaaaataaatgtcaatgtGGCTCATAttattagacaaaaaaaaaaaaaaaaaaaaaaaaaacgacaaacaCAACAGAAGAATATTTGTATTCCGTTTTCTAATTTACACGTTTCCTACACACCTGCGGTAAACGGAGAAGAATTCCAGCGGACTGGATTAGTTCACAGCCAAGGATGCGGAGGTCGGTCTCGTTGTGGAGGTCGAGGCCATCTGACATAGACGGGGTCGTAGAGAGTCTCTCATCGGGGATAAGCGAGTTGTCAATGGCGAGGAAAACCTCGGAATAAACTCTATCCCCAATAAGAATGCCTTCATTGTCGGTAGACGAGTTGGTAACGCCAGGGTGCCCACCAGACGCCATCTTCACTTGCACACAACTAAACGAACTCTACTACAGTACACAGGGAGGAAAGGAGAACGTCACCCGTGACGTGCGGGCCGAACAACACAGCGAGCAGGCTCCGCACAGTGTAGGCGTCCGCacgaaaaacaaaacaggaaacaaagtagAGTACTTTGGACTTGTGACAGAGGTGGCGTTCTGTGTTTTAAATTGTGCTGGCTACTTTTATTAATTACGTTTTTTTTCCTAGCTGGTGCAGACTATATTACataatcttttattattattataagcaaaATACAAATACTGCTTATAGTCACGCTACtgatacagaacaatttcaagtttAAACTAAGACCAGTCCACGTTGGAATTGCTGCGCCTTGCCTAACGTTACAGTTTTACTGTTAGAGTCGCGGCAGCTAAAAGTTACGATCTACTAATTGCAGTGCATATGGTTTGATTCATTCAAAAAAACGTGGCAATACCActtttacaatgtattattacTACAGTAGTTTGTCAACTGATGCAACACCCTGTTTCTTTGTCCTGACAACATAGCAACAAGGGGAATTCTCGTGACGTGATTTCCAGGAATGCTGGTTTCCATCTGTTCAGTTCTGAACATATCATTCCGCGACCGACCGGGACTTTATTTAGTGACATCACCACGGACGATGATCCTCTTCCGTTCTGAAAACGTAGGTGTAACGTTGAGATGTCGTGTAATGAACGGTGAGAGATGGGGGAATCACAAAAGCGGTTATGTGAGGCACACAGATTTACAACTTGTGACACATGCTATTATAATTGTGTTGTACTTTATTAGAATATCTGTAATACAGTAACTATGACAAAAgtaagatttttttatatataagtgCATACATATTGCTGCAGTTTTGACAAGGAAATGCACACATGAATACTATTACTCTTTATTGATATGTTTCCTTTGGCTTTAGtttgttaaccccccccccccccccccccttttcaaaATACACTAGTTCTTTTCAGTGCTTATTGACAGTTTATATAATgcgaataataataaaaaaaactgtttacagACAAAACAGAACAACTTCTTTTGccttaccattttaaaaaaatactctcTTATAATAGATACCTAGCCACCTAATATTAacctttaaaaaatactttttaataaaatacttCCCATTTATGAAGTACAAACCTATTCCAGTGATATGGCGAATGCTATACAGTATGCAGTGTATGCCCTAAgagtttgtttgctgttttgtggATGCCTGAATGAGACGtagtgcatttgtgtgttgtttttgtaccGCAATATCAGCAGCTGTTTCCTTCCACTTGCTCTGAAGCGATGCATCAGCCCCACTATTCAGTAATACCACCAGGACTTGAATTTGGTCTTTCTGTGAGGCAAGGTGCAAGGGAGTATTCCCAAGTCTCTCTTTAGCATTCTTATCCGCTCCATAGCAAAGGAGGATTTTTGCAGTTTCAGCAAAGCCATTTAAAGCGGAATAGTGTAGAGGAGTCATCTCTAGCAGATCCGTGGAGCCCACTGAGCCCCCATACTGCATTAGCAGGTGCACAGCAATGCACGAACCACATCCTGCAGCTAGGTGCAGTGGGGTGACAAGATCTTTGTCTGCGGCATCAACTGTGGCACCTCTTTCAAGCAGCAGCTGCATGATCTAGTAACAAAAGGCACAAGAGGGTTAGGGACTTTGCATAATTCACCAGCTGATATTTTAGATGGAAATTGGAAATATTATTCTTATTTGCTGTAAATTCATTAGAAAAAAatttaaattggttttaaaatCATCCAAAACTTTATAGGCCTACACccagtagtagtagttgtagtagtagtagggAAACCAAAATAAAGTTATTAAAATGAGACCAAGTATGTAAAGTACTTTTCAATGTCTTTCGTGTTACTaaccttttcatgcatgaaatattgaaaatggcTGAAAAAAGTAGTTCTGGAaatttttcattaaaacaaatttaattttttccccccattgctttatatggagaaaaaatgtcatcctcatatgaggtcatcattcATTTTCATCTTCCAGATGTCCCCATATAAACACCAGAAGAGAGTTTCTTTTAATCCGTCCCCATATGGggttgccatgcatgaaagggttcagTCATTTATTGTAACAGATATAACTAATCTCATACCCGTCATTCTTACCCTTTTTCTTTCCCTCTTTTTATTTCCAGTGGCAGCACTCAGATGTAAAGCACTGCGGCCGTTTTCACACTTAGCATTGAGATCCGCACCTTTCCTAAGCAGATGCTCAACGGTCTTGTGACTTTCAGCCAACACTGCCAGGTGCAGGGGGGTCATTCCATTGTTGTTCTTCTCATTTACTGCACCACCGTTGCTCAGCAGCAGATCTATTACATCTAGGTTGCCATTGAAGGAGGCCCAGTGCAGTGGGCTCCACCTGTTAATGTCCTTACAGTCAACCTGCGCTTTGTGCTCTAATAAAGTCCGAGCAACATTACCATGCCCGTTGGCTGCAGCTAGATGTAAGGGTGTCTGCCCAGAGCATGCCCTGATAGCATGGGAAGCTCCGTGTTGAAGAAGGTACTCAGCTGTTTGAGCCTGCCCATTCCAGGTAGCTCTGTGCAGTGGGGTGCAATTAAAGAAGTCCCTGCTGTTGATGTCCGTGCCTCTGTGAAGAAGGAACTTGACAAGTGGCTGATGTCCACAGAATGAAGCATGGTGAAGAGGTGTCCAGCCCTGGCTGTCCCTGAATTTAAATCAGACGAAAGCCATGACAACACATAGCACATAGCAAATCTTTACTTACACAACATTCCACAGAGACAGGAACATTCCACCTTTATGCTACATAAGCTCTATTCATTAAATTAGAGCTTATATTGTACCGCCTATTTGTTGTGTATTCAATGAATAATTATAGCGTGCCGTTATAGCCTACTTTTTCTTTCCCCCCTGTTCTATTGTGACCTTCAATCAAATTATCCAGAGGGGTATGGAGAGTGTTCTACAATATCTGAATGCTTGACTGCAGTTTATCTTGTCAGCTTTCAAGAAAGACTATTTAGGGTGGGCTAACAGGGTAAAAGGGTTGATAAAAAGTGGGGTAATGTTTGTACTTACTGGCAATTCACAGGAATTCCGAAGGTCAGTAAAGCTTTAACTTGTTCCAGGGAGCCACTCCATGCAGCTCTGTGTAGCCTCTCGTCATTAGCAGGACCCTGGAGGAGCTGAGGCTGCAAGCGAGGACATCTGTGCAGCTGCCACTGTTTCAGACCGACAGGCCTCCTCACTTTCCTCTCAACCGCATACAGAGAAACAGAATCATGCAACTCCATCCACTTCCATGCAATTGGTGGTGTGATTGCCATAGTAAAAATCTgcttaaaatcaatcaatcaatcaatcaatcaattagccAACCAGTCAATCAATCcattatataattaataaataaatagtaggaCATTATTAACAAGTGTAGAACAGGTATGTTCCCCCAAACAAGTCATATTGTAACTATTGTAGCCAGGGCCTCTGTTATTGAAACTTAGGAGGTTAATCCTTTTCATTTGTTGACTAATACAACTACTATAGCATATAGTTACTGTAGCAATAGTAAATCTGATGGCTGTGATTCTGTCAAATTAAACCGTTTATAAATATGATGTTTTAGTGAGAATTATTATGCTTGTTTGTCTATTGGTGGGTCTCTCCACCTACCCTTCACCCTTATACAGTATAGGCTAATTGTTGTCAAACATTGGAAATATGAAgtactgcaatatatatatatatatatatatatatatatatatatatatatatatatatatatatatatatatatatatgtttaaactCTTTTCCAATGCACCACAGATATATCATTACATATTTGTGAACAACCTTTACCTATACAAACACTGCACAAAGATGTCAAAATAACCTAAATATTTCagcattcctttttaaaaatgcacatcacATATACGCATGTATTTTTCAGGCTGTCAGGACATTGTGCTCTAACAGTTAATACTGTAGATTATCAAAAGATGCATCTGCAAGAAATACGGAATCCATCCATATTATTTATGCTCAAGAACTGCAAAATCATGGTATT
The DNA window shown above is from Acipenser ruthenus chromosome 17, fAciRut3.2 maternal haplotype, whole genome shotgun sequence and carries:
- the LOC117423362 gene encoding cyclin-L1-like isoform X1, which translates into the protein MASGGHPGVTNSSTDNEGILIGDRVYSEVFLAIDNSLIPDERLSTTPSMSDGLDLHNETDLRILGCELIQSAGILLRLPQVAMATGQVLFHRFFYSKSFVKHSFEIVAMACVNLASKIEEAPRRVRDVINVFHHLRLLRGKRTPTPLILDQNYINTKNQVIKAERRVLKELGFCVHVKHPHKIIVMYLQVLECEKNQTLVQTAWNYMNDTLRTNVFVRFQVETIACACIYLAARALQIPLPTKPHWFMLFGATEDEIKEISITTLKLYTRKKPNYDLLEKEVEKRKVSLQEAKLKAKGLNPDGTPALSTLGGFSPGSKPCSPREGKSLDEKSPNSQNTKAVKKEPDNRQQSSKSPHNGLRKESKRSRSVSRTPSRTRSRSRTPRRHYNNRRSRSGTFSSRSRSRSHSRSLTPRRLPNHGSPHIKSKHRNDDLKISNRHSHKRKKSRSRSRSLSKSRDRSETAKKHKHDRGHHRDRRERSRSYDRTHKSKHHGSSHSGHSRHRR
- the LOC117423362 gene encoding cyclin-L1-like isoform X3, with protein sequence MASGGHPGVTNSSTDNEGILIGDRVYSEVFLAIDNSLIPDERLSTTPSMSDGLDLHNETDLRILGCELIQSAGILLRLPQVAMATGQVLFHRFFYSKSFVKHSFEIVAMACVNLASKIEEAPRRVRDVINVFHHLRLLRGKRTPTPLILDQNYINTKNQVIKAERRVLKELGFCVHVKHPHKIIVMYLQVLECEKNQTLVQTAWVVHDGTT
- the LOC117423363 gene encoding ankyrin repeat domain-containing protein 65, which encodes MAITPPIAWKWMELHDSVSLYAVERKVRRPVGLKQWQLHRCPRLQPQLLQGPANDERLHRAAWSGSLEQVKALLTFGIPVNCQDSQGWTPLHHASFCGHQPLVKFLLHRGTDINSRDFFNCTPLHRATWNGQAQTAEYLLQHGASHAIRACSGQTPLHLAAANGHGNVARTLLEHKAQVDCKDINRWSPLHWASFNGNLDVIDLLLSNGGAVNEKNNNGMTPLHLAVLAESHKTVEHLLRKGADLNAKCENGRSALHLSAATGNKKRERKRIMQLLLERGATVDAADKDLVTPLHLAAGCGSCIAVHLLMQYGGSVGSTDLLEMTPLHYSALNGFAETAKILLCYGADKNAKERLGNTPLHLASQKDQIQVLVVLLNSGADASLQSKWKETAADIAVQKQHTNALRLIQASTKQQTNS
- the LOC117423362 gene encoding cyclin-L1-like isoform X2, whose translation is MASGGHPGVTNSSTDNEGILIGDRVYSEVFLAIDNSLIPDERLSTTPSMSDGLDLHNETDLRILGCELIQSAGILLRLPQVAMATGQVLFHRFFYSKSFVKHSFEIVAMACVNLASKIEEAPRRVRDVINVFHHLRLLRGKRTPTPLILDQNYINTKNQVIKAERRVLKELGFCVHVKHPHKIIVMYLQVLECEKNQTLVQTAWVVHDGKSHRKNSAL